Genomic DNA from Pseudomonadota bacterium:
CGCCGCTGGATCTCATCTAGGTGTGGAATATCATCCGGCCCGAGCCCGGCGGCACGAAACTGGCCGATATCGGTGGCCTGGGCAAACACGGTGGCCGAGGGCCGATCAGGGTCGAGTGCCGCCATGGGTGTGGTCGCCGAATGCCGTTTCGGTTCGCGCCGCTCCGTGGATCAGAGATAGAACTCTTTGGCGTCGATCCCGTGGTTGCCGGCGGGCAGGTCCTTGATGACCCGATAGGGGAGGCCGCCTGGACCCATGGGATCGGCGATCAGATCCAGGATCAGCGGGGCCGTCATGGGCGTTTTCTGGCCATCGAGCAGGTGCATGATCCTGGGCTTGAGGCGCCGGATGCGGTTTTGAGCGATGACGATTCCGACCTCCCCGCTGTTCAACTCGACCAGCGTCCCCACCGGGAACAGGCCGATGGACTGGATGAACTGATCGACCACCCCTTCATGAAAGGTCTTTCCCTTCCAACCGTATAGATACTGCATCGCTGCGGGCCGCCCCGACACAGCGCTCGGGGTCCACGAAGACAAATTTACAGGTGCGCGAGAGGGCCGCGATCTCCGCGTCGGAGCGGATGAGAAAGCCCTGGAGCAGGAACGGCGTGTCGTCCAGGGCTTGTCGAGTGCCGATACGAACATCCCGGGATCAGATCACCGACCGGGATCTGCTTATCGAAGGTCGCGTTCGCCCTCGGTATCCAATCTTGAAGCTGTTGAGCCTGTCTCGCCACCGGTCCCCACGCCCTTGCAGGCCATGGAAACCCCTCCGCCAGGGGGGCCTGCTGCGCACGGCCCTCATCGACCCTCGGTAACACCGACTTTAGAGGTCCCATCCCTACACCGCGCGCCGCACGCGGAACAGGACCACCCTGGCCCTGGGAACGGTGGGGCTAGGGCGCGCCCAGGTGGCGGCGCGTGATCTCGCCGTAGGCATCGATGCGGCGATCGCGCAGGAACGGCCAGTGGGTACGGATCTCTTCGCAGCGCACCAGATCGATGGCTACCACGCGCACGCCCTCTTCGGTAGGGTCGGCGCGATCGACGATGGCCCCGTCGGGCCCGGCCACGAAGCTCTGTCCCCAGAACTCGATGCCCTTCCCGAGCGCGGAGGAGCCGGGTGGGGGTTCAAAACCGGTGCGATTGACGGCCACGACGAAGCAGCCGTTGGCCACGGCATGGGCGCGTTGCGATAGCTCCCAGGCCTCGTGCTGCGCCTGACCGTACTGCGCCTTTTCTTCCGGATGCCAGCCGATCGCGGTGGGATAGAACAGCACCTCGGCGCCCTGCAAGGCGGTGAGGCGCGCCGCCTCGGGATACCACTGATCCCAGCAGATGAGGACCCCCAGCACGCCGCGTGCGGTCGGAAACGCACGGAACCCGAGATCGCCCGGGGTGAAGTAAAACTTCTCGAAATAACGCGGATCGTCGGGGATGTGCATCTTGCGATAGCGACCCAGGCAACCGGCGGCACCCTCGATTACCACGGCGGTGTTGTGATAGAGCCCAGCCGCACGCCGCTCGAACACGCTCACGATCACCGTGACGCCGGTGTCGGAAGCGAGCGCCGTGAAGGCCTCGGTGGAGGGTCCCGGTATCGGCTCGGCCAGCTCGAAGAACCGGTGCTCCTCGGTCTGGCAGAAGTAGCGGGAGCGGAACAGCTCGGGCAGACAGATCACCTGGGCGCCGCGCGCCGCGGCCTCACGGGTCGAGGCCAGAGCCTTGTCGAGGTTGGCATCCGGGTCGTCGGTAGAGCTCATCTGGATGAGTCCGAGCTTCAGCACCCTAGACGATAACAAGGGGGGGCTCATGGGGCGGAGGGATCGTCGCCGGAGGGAACGTCGGGTCTGTAGTAGGTGGTCTGAGAGAAACAGCCCATGTACTGATCGAGCAGATCGACGCCGGCCTTGGGACGGATGATGCCTTTCTCGATCTTCTGGCGGATCAGGTTGTTCATCCGCCGATGCAGATCGTTCGGGAAGTACTGCACCAGCGCCAGCATCTCCTGCACTGAGGTCCCCGGGAGGATCTTTTCGATGTAATACCCGCCCGGCTCCTCGGCATCGGCATAGACATGGGCTTCGGCGACGCGGCCGAAGAGGTTGTGCGAGTCGCCCATGATGTCCTGGTACGCGCCCATCAAGAAGAAGGCGAAGTAGTAGGGCGCGTTGCTTTCGGGTTCGTAGACCTCGAGAAAACGCTTGTCGGCGTTCGCGCAGACATAATGGGAGACCTTGCCGTCCGAGTCGCAGGTGAGATCGACGATCACCGCCCGGCGGTTGGGGCGCCGATCGAGGTGGCGCACCGGCATGATCGGAAAGCCCTGTCCGATCGACCAGTGGTCCAGGATCGACTGGAACACTGAGAAGTCGCAGAGATACTGGTCCACCAAATGGTCGTTGAGCGCCCTGAGCTCGGCGGGCACGGCGTCCGGCTCGATGCCCTGCACCTGCGCCAGGATGGCCTTGCAGGCCGACCAGTAGAGCCGCTCGGCAAGCGCCTTCTCCTCGATCGGCAGGTAGCCCAGGGTGAACAGGGTGTCGGCCTCCTGGCGTTTCTCGACGGCATCGTGATAGGCCTCGCAGAGCTCCGACAGCGGGCGTTTGCCGGCGCGCCTGCCGGGCCCGCGCACGCGCGTCAGGACTTCGTAGAGCTCGCGCACCGTGGTGTTGGAGTCCTCGGCCGGCTCGTAGTCGTCGGCGATCAGGTCCTTGCGGTAGGTGCCGAGCGCCTCGACGATGAGCACGGAATGGTGGGCGGTGATGGCGCGCCCGCTCTCCGACACGATGATCGGATGGACCACCCCTTCGTCGTCGCACACCTCCTTGACCGAATAGACCACGGCGTTGGCGTATTCCTGGAGCGTGTAGTTGATCCCCTCGTTATCGGTCGAGTACTCGGTGCCGTAATTGACGCCGAGCCCGCCGCCGACGTCGAGATACTGCAAGGGCACGCCGCGTTTCAGGAGCTGGGAGTAGATCTGCGTGATCTCCTTGACGGCCTGCTTCAGGATCTGGATGTCGGCGATTTGGCTCCCGAGGTGGAAGTGCAAGAGCACCAGGGCGTCCGCCAGGTTCTTTTCCTTGAGGCCCTGGATCAAGGTCAGGAGCTCGGGGATCGAGATCCCGAACTTGGACTGGTCTCCGCCCGACTCCGCCCATTTGCCGGCGCCGCCGGTGCCGAGGCGCACGCGCACCCCGAAGCGCGGGCGCACGCCGAGCTCGCGGGCCACTGCCAGCAATTGATCGAACTCACCGAACTTCTCCAGCACCGGGATCACCTGCTGCCCGATCTGCTGGCCCGCCAGGATCAGGCGCAGCATGATCGCGTCCTTGCAACCGTTACAGATGAGCAAGGCGCCGTCCTGCTCCAGGTGGGGCAAGGCCGCGACCAGCTCGGCCTTGGACCCGCACTCGAGCCCCATGCCGAACGGCCGGCCGGCCTCCAGCACCTCCTCCACCACCTCGTGGAGCTGGTTAACCTTGATCGGATAGACGCCCTGATACCGGTTGCGATAACCCGATTCGCGGATGGCCCGGATGAAGGCCTTGTTGAGCCGCACCACACGGGTTTGCAGGACATCTTGAAACCGGATCAGGGTCGGGAAGCCGACGCCGCGGCGGCGCAGGTCCGAGACCACGTCGTCGATGTCCACCGAGAGCGACTGCTGCAGGAACGGCCGCACGGCGATATGGCCTCGTTCGTTGATGAAAAAGAATGATTCGCCCCAGGCCTCGACGCGATAAAGGGCCTCCGAGTCGTCGATGGTCCAGTCGTCCTCCGGCACCGGCGGATGGCCGACCTCGGGGGATACGACCTTCAGGACCTCGCGATCCGGGAGTGCCATGGTATCCGGCTCGCCCTCGCCGGCTTCTGGGCGGGCCTTTGGCCGCGTCACGGCCGCGCCTCCGGTTCCGTCGCCAGCACGCAGGCGAAGAACAGCGGCGCCACGATCGTCGCATCCGACTCAATGATGAACTTCGGGGTGTCGATGGCGAGCTTGCCCCAGGTGATCTTCTCGTTGGGGACCGCCCCGGAATAAGAGCCATAGCTGGTCGTCGAGTCGCTGATCTGGCAGAAGTACCCCCAACGCGGGAGGTCGCTGTGCCGCAGGTCCTGCTCCAGCATCGGCACCACGCAGATCGGGAAATCACCCGCGATCCCGCCGCCGATCTGGAAGAACCCGATCGACGTCCGGGCGCTCTTCGAGCGGTACCAATCCGCGAGCAGCATCATATACTCGATGCCGGTGCGCACGGTGTGGACGTTTCGGATGTCGCCCTCGATGCAATGGGCCGCGTAGATGTTGCCTAAGGTCGAGTCCTCCCAGCCCGGGACGAAGATCGGCAGGTCGCGTTCGGCGGCGGCCATCAGCCAGCTATCGCGCGGGTCGATCTGATAATAGCGATGGAGGCTACCGCTTCGCAGGATCTGGTACATGAACTCGTGGGGAAAGTAATGCTCGCCTTTCTGGTCGGCGCCCGTCCACTCCTCGAGCACGGCCGCCTCGATACGGCGGATGGCCTCATGCTCGGGGATACAGGTGTCGGTGACGCGGTTCAAGTGGCGCGCGAGCAGGGCGTCCTCGTCGGCGGGCGTGAGGTCGCGGTAATGCGGGATGCGGACGTAGTGCTCATGGGCAACGAGGTTGAACACATCCTCCTCGAGATTGGCACCGGTACAGCAGATCCCATGGACCCTGCCGGCGCGGATCATCTCCGCCAGCGACAGCCCGATCTCGGCCGTGCTCATCGCCCCGGCGAGCGTCACCAGCATCTCGCCGCCGCGCTTGAGGTGGGCGCTGTAGGCGCTCGCGGCGTCCACGAGCGCCGCCCCATTGAAGTGGCGGAAGTGGTGGCGCACAAAGCGCGCGATGGCCTGGTTATCGTTCATCGATCATCACCCTGGGTGCGCGGCGCGAAGAGTAGGGAATTATCCGGCCCACCGCAAGGCATCGCCACGGGACTGTCACGGGGGGAGACAGCCATCGCGAGGGCTTTCCGACGGGGCCTGTGATAAGGCCTACAAGAAGGCTCTAAGCGAGTGCACCTCGGTTCGAACGTGCACGACGCGCCATACACCATGTTCAAGATCGCGACCTGGAACGTGAACTCCATCCGCGTGCGGTTGGAGCAGGTGCTTGGCTGGCTCGCCGAAGAAGGGCCAGATGTGCTCGCCGTCCAGGAGACCAAGACCACGGACAGCGCGTTTCCCGCGGCGGCATTCGCCGAGATCGGCTATCGGGCGGCGTTCGCGGGTGAGAGGGCCTACAACGGTGTGGCGCTCCTCTCGAAGCGTCGCAACCACGGGCTGCGCATCGACCTCATTTTGGCGAGCGCCTCGCTCGCCACCCGCTGCGCGGGTTGCCGCATCGACAAGGCCCCGCGCCGCCATCCCAAAACCTCCGACCACACGCCCGTGGTGGCCGAGTTCGCGTGGGACCCACTCGATGGGACAAGGGGTGCAGCCCCGGGATCGAGCTTGCGTGACTCCGCGGTGTCTCGTTAGAATTAGAGTTCTAAAGAAAATAGGATGGGCCCGCGCCTACGGCATCCAGTGCTATCCGAGATGAAGACCAATATCCACCCCAAGTACGGTGAGATCACCGTGACCTGCAGCTGCGGGAATGTGTTCAAGACCGGCTCCACCCTCGGCTGGGACCTACACATAGACGTGTGCTCGTCCTGCCACCCCTTCTATACCGGCAAGCAGAAGCTCGTCGATACCGCAGGAAGGGTGGACAAGTTCCGCCGCAAGTACGGGCTGCGCTAGCCGCCGCGTGGCGACCGGGCGGCGATTGCGACGGCGGGTCTTTCTCCTCCTTCTCCTCTGCAGCCTCGGGTCCCCATCCTGGGCGGCCGTCTGTGCCGCCTCGGGGCCCGTGGCGCGGGCAGCCGTAGCGCGCGTGATTGACGGGGACACGCTGGTGCTGGGGGACGGCCAGCGCCTGCGTTTGATCGGCATCGATGCGCCGGAGATGCGTCATGACGGCCGCGGCCCGGAGCCTTATGCGCGGGAGGCGCGGGCGGCCTTGGTCGATTTGTCCTCCGGCCGGGTCGTGGAGCTTCAGTACGGGCAGTCGCCCCATGACCGCTATGGCCGGGGTCTCGCCCACCTGTTTCTTCCGAACCGCGACAACGTTCAGGCATTGTTGCTACGGCGCGG
This window encodes:
- a CDS encoding carbon-nitrogen hydrolase, producing the protein MSSTDDPDANLDKALASTREAAARGAQVICLPELFRSRYFCQTEEHRFFELAEPIPGPSTEAFTALASDTGVTVIVSVFERRAAGLYHNTAVVIEGAAGCLGRYRKMHIPDDPRYFEKFYFTPGDLGFRAFPTARGVLGVLICWDQWYPEAARLTALQGAEVLFYPTAIGWHPEEKAQYGQAQHEAWELSQRAHAVANGCFVVAVNRTGFEPPPGSSALGKGIEFWGQSFVAGPDGAIVDRADPTEEGVRVVAIDLVRCEEIRTHWPFLRDRRIDAYGEITRRHLGAP
- the speA gene encoding biosynthetic arginine decarboxylase, which gives rise to MTRPKARPEAGEGEPDTMALPDREVLKVVSPEVGHPPVPEDDWTIDDSEALYRVEAWGESFFFINERGHIAVRPFLQQSLSVDIDDVVSDLRRRGVGFPTLIRFQDVLQTRVVRLNKAFIRAIRESGYRNRYQGVYPIKVNQLHEVVEEVLEAGRPFGMGLECGSKAELVAALPHLEQDGALLICNGCKDAIMLRLILAGQQIGQQVIPVLEKFGEFDQLLAVARELGVRPRFGVRVRLGTGGAGKWAESGGDQSKFGISIPELLTLIQGLKEKNLADALVLLHFHLGSQIADIQILKQAVKEITQIYSQLLKRGVPLQYLDVGGGLGVNYGTEYSTDNEGINYTLQEYANAVVYSVKEVCDDEGVVHPIIVSESGRAITAHHSVLIVEALGTYRKDLIADDYEPAEDSNTTVRELYEVLTRVRGPGRRAGKRPLSELCEAYHDAVEKRQEADTLFTLGYLPIEEKALAERLYWSACKAILAQVQGIEPDAVPAELRALNDHLVDQYLCDFSVFQSILDHWSIGQGFPIMPVRHLDRRPNRRAVIVDLTCDSDGKVSHYVCANADKRFLEVYEPESNAPYYFAFFLMGAYQDIMGDSHNLFGRVAEAHVYADAEEPGGYYIEKILPGTSVQEMLALVQYFPNDLHRRMNNLIRQKIEKGIIRPKAGVDLLDQYMGCFSQTTYYRPDVPSGDDPSAP
- a CDS encoding deoxyhypusine synthase family protein; its protein translation is MNDNQAIARFVRHHFRHFNGAALVDAASAYSAHLKRGGEMLVTLAGAMSTAEIGLSLAEMIRAGRVHGICCTGANLEEDVFNLVAHEHYVRIPHYRDLTPADEDALLARHLNRVTDTCIPEHEAIRRIEAAVLEEWTGADQKGEHYFPHEFMYQILRSGSLHRYYQIDPRDSWLMAAAERDLPIFVPGWEDSTLGNIYAAHCIEGDIRNVHTVRTGIEYMMLLADWYRSKSARTSIGFFQIGGGIAGDFPICVVPMLEQDLRHSDLPRWGYFCQISDSTTSYGSYSGAVPNEKITWGKLAIDTPKFIIESDATIVAPLFFACVLATEPEARP
- the rpmE gene encoding 50S ribosomal protein L31, which translates into the protein MKTNIHPKYGEITVTCSCGNVFKTGSTLGWDLHIDVCSSCHPFYTGKQKLVDTAGRVDKFRRKYGLR